The Lysobacter gummosus genome includes a region encoding these proteins:
- a CDS encoding S9 family peptidase: MTLTATSALAASSSATAAAPAAGKLTLDALTGDAPLSGPSLVKPKIAPDGSRVGFLRGKQRDRNRLDLWAYDIASGKTTLLVDSDDVLPGAEVLSDAEKARRERQRIAALSGIVDYQWSPDGKRLLFPLGGELYLYDLQKTGKAAVRKLTHGEGFATDPKLSPEGGFVSFVRDRNLWVIDLADGKATQLTRDGSDTIGNGVAEFVADEEMDRHTGYWWAPDDSAIAFARIDETPVPVQKRYEVYPDRTDVVQQRYPAAGDPNVRVSLHVVSLNVEGDVELNGRLQRAQLYLVKDIDLGKEQDIYLARVDWRDPKHLTFQRQSRDQHVLELIEADLDGDKQRVLATERSQTWVPLHNDLHFLKDGRILWSSERSGFEHLYLLSADGRKATPLTSGEWPVDSVLAVDEDAGQVYFAAGKDTPTDAQVYRVPLAGGAIERLSKTDGMHAASFAKNASVYVDAWSNPQTPPQLELFRNDGSRIAALVENDLADPKHPYAPYLQAQRPIEFGTIKAADGKTTLHYSLIKPSDFDPDKRYPVVVNVYGGPASQTVKRAWAPDFNQYLAQRGYVVFSIDNRGTPRRGAAFGGALYRKQGTVEVEDQLKGVEWLKSHSWVDGRRIGVFGWSNGGYMTLMLLAKASDQYACGVAGAPVTDWGLYDSHYTERYMGLPKTNPDGYREGRVLEHLDGLKSKLLLIHGMADDNVLFTNSTVLMSALQQRGQPFELMTYPGAKHGLRGRDNLHRLRLTEDFFERCLKH; this comes from the coding sequence ATGACGCTGACCGCCACTTCCGCCCTCGCCGCTTCCTCCTCCGCCACAGCGGCCGCGCCGGCCGCCGGCAAGCTGACCCTGGACGCTCTGACCGGCGACGCGCCGCTGTCGGGGCCGAGCCTGGTCAAGCCCAAGATCGCGCCGGACGGCAGCCGGGTCGGCTTCCTGCGCGGCAAGCAGCGCGACCGCAATCGCCTGGACCTGTGGGCCTACGACATCGCCAGCGGCAAGACCACGCTGCTGGTCGATTCCGACGACGTGCTGCCGGGCGCGGAAGTGCTCAGCGACGCGGAGAAGGCGCGGCGCGAGCGCCAACGCATCGCCGCGCTGTCGGGCATCGTCGATTACCAGTGGTCGCCCGACGGCAAACGCCTGCTGTTCCCGCTCGGCGGCGAGCTGTACCTGTACGACCTGCAGAAAACCGGCAAGGCCGCGGTGCGCAAGCTCACTCACGGCGAAGGCTTCGCCACCGATCCCAAGCTCTCGCCCGAAGGCGGCTTCGTCAGCTTCGTGCGCGACCGCAATCTGTGGGTGATCGACCTGGCCGACGGCAAGGCCACGCAGTTGACCCGCGACGGCAGCGACACCATCGGCAATGGCGTGGCCGAATTCGTCGCCGACGAGGAGATGGACCGCCACACCGGCTACTGGTGGGCGCCGGACGATTCGGCGATCGCCTTCGCCCGCATCGACGAAACGCCGGTGCCGGTGCAAAAGCGCTACGAGGTCTATCCCGATCGCACCGACGTGGTCCAGCAGCGCTATCCGGCAGCTGGCGATCCGAACGTGCGCGTGTCGCTGCATGTAGTCAGTTTGAACGTCGAGGGCGACGTCGAATTGAACGGTCGCTTGCAACGCGCCCAGCTTTATTTGGTCAAGGACATCGACCTGGGCAAGGAACAGGACATCTACCTCGCCCGCGTCGATTGGCGCGACCCGAAGCATCTGACGTTCCAGCGCCAATCGCGCGACCAACACGTGCTGGAACTGATCGAAGCCGATCTGGACGGCGACAAGCAACGCGTGCTCGCCACCGAGCGCTCCCAGACCTGGGTCCCGCTGCACAACGACCTGCACTTCCTCAAGGACGGCCGCATCCTGTGGAGCAGCGAGCGCAGCGGTTTCGAGCATCTGTACCTGCTGTCGGCCGACGGCCGCAAAGCCACGCCGCTGACCTCGGGCGAATGGCCGGTGGACAGCGTGCTCGCGGTCGATGAAGACGCCGGTCAGGTGTATTTCGCCGCCGGCAAGGACACCCCGACCGACGCGCAGGTGTATCGCGTGCCGCTCGCCGGCGGCGCGATCGAACGCCTGTCCAAGACCGACGGCATGCACGCGGCCAGCTTCGCCAAGAACGCCAGCGTCTACGTCGATGCTTGGTCGAATCCGCAGACGCCGCCGCAGTTGGAGTTGTTCCGCAACGACGGCAGCCGCATCGCCGCGCTGGTCGAAAACGATCTGGCCGATCCCAAGCATCCCTACGCGCCGTACCTGCAGGCGCAGCGCCCGATCGAGTTCGGCACGATCAAGGCCGCCGACGGCAAGACCACCCTGCACTACAGCCTGATCAAGCCCAGCGACTTCGACCCGGACAAGCGCTACCCGGTGGTGGTGAACGTCTACGGCGGCCCGGCCTCGCAGACGGTGAAGCGGGCGTGGGCACCGGACTTCAATCAGTATCTGGCCCAGCGCGGCTACGTGGTGTTCTCCATCGACAACCGCGGCACGCCGCGTCGCGGCGCGGCCTTCGGCGGCGCGCTGTATCGCAAGCAGGGCACGGTTGAGGTTGAAGATCAGCTTAAAGGCGTTGAATGGTTGAAGTCGCATTCTTGGGTTGACGGCAGGCGCATCGGCGTCTTCGGTTGGTCGAACGGCGGCTACATGACCTTGATGCTGCTGGCCAAGGCCAGCGACCAGTACGCCTGCGGCGTCGCCGGCGCGCCGGTCACCGACTGGGGTCTGTACGACAGCCACTACACCGAACGCTACATGGGCCTGCCGAAAACCAATCCCGACGGTTATCGCGAAGGCCGCGTGCTCGAACACCTGGACGGGCTGAAGTCGAAGCTTCTGCTGATCCACGGCATGGCCGACGACAACGTGCTGTTCACCAATTCCACCGTGCTGATGAGCGCCCTGCAGCAGCGCGGCCAGCCGTTCGAACTGATGACCTACCCGGGCGCCAAGCACGGCCTGCGCGGCCGCGACAATCTGCACCGTCTGCGCCTGACCGAGGATTTCTTCGAGCGCTGCCTGAAGCACTGA
- a CDS encoding TonB-dependent receptor plug domain-containing protein, with protein MRSPRRSKFRHHALSAALLSALAVPTVNAQVAETDSATELDRVTVTGQIAYRDRSEATAPTLSYGLDYFQRFEPLTVGDMLKRVPSVGFVSDVLEYDGARLRGLDPGYTQILINGRKVPGAGGDRSFYVDRIPAELVERIEIIRSPSANRSGDAVAGALNIVLRDAYEFDGGYLRAGALHFDDGKIKPVFGAVGSGEVGGGRLLGGVNVQGRHNPKRKRSDRFDSPDGDFVDREDQSDVRDGTDYSGNLSYTRDIGTGRLSLDGFYVHTDRTETENSREYNDPASRDRARLLSLNEQKVDIKQDNASLNARYVFDMAGGRSEIDLGYARFEDRRHDTEQEVGYDDEDSPPSFDGFEGTRILGDTRDSEFSLKLAHSRALGAAKVEFGIDGLDKRRTSALRTSEVEADDEGEPLPPYADFARQASRIEERRLDPYLMFSGKRGRVDWETGLRYETTRSKIRSIAEEGEDALRNEKDYGLLLPSAHLRFNLTEHDRLSASIARTVRRPDFNQLLPMTLEEEYGDNDFLGNPELRPETAWGLDLGYEHRLGQRGVVGLNLFYRKVRDLIEIVGTGRPSATALDDHEDAIEEFLDEHPGAGPGAPGYPVLDPDSFVFTAANVGDGRVYGAEFDLSTPLTALGLADTGVFLNYSWLDSEVDDDFGQRRFNNQPRSVLNVGFIQDLPTLGMSFGASYRRQGDAYSRVLGEEVTTHYGADLEAFVEKRFGSRVAVRLTGSNLLNASKDENFNKFNTLGEQLDRQFDEYEREREKAGPVYQLVVRYAF; from the coding sequence ATGCGCAGCCCGCGACGTTCGAAGTTCCGTCATCACGCGCTCAGCGCCGCTTTGTTGAGCGCGCTCGCGGTCCCGACCGTGAATGCGCAAGTGGCGGAGACCGATTCGGCGACCGAACTCGATCGCGTCACCGTCACCGGCCAGATCGCCTACCGCGACCGCAGCGAAGCCACCGCGCCGACCCTGAGCTACGGCCTGGATTATTTCCAGCGCTTCGAACCGCTGACCGTGGGCGACATGCTCAAGCGCGTACCCAGCGTGGGCTTCGTCTCCGACGTGCTCGAATACGATGGCGCGCGTCTGCGCGGCCTGGACCCGGGCTACACCCAGATCCTGATCAACGGCCGCAAAGTGCCCGGCGCCGGCGGCGACCGCTCGTTCTACGTCGACCGCATCCCGGCCGAACTGGTCGAACGCATCGAGATCATCCGCAGCCCCAGCGCGAACCGCTCCGGCGACGCGGTGGCCGGCGCGCTCAACATCGTGCTGCGCGACGCGTACGAATTCGACGGCGGCTATCTGCGCGCCGGCGCGCTGCATTTCGACGACGGCAAGATCAAGCCGGTGTTCGGCGCGGTCGGCAGCGGCGAAGTCGGCGGCGGGCGCCTGCTCGGCGGCGTCAACGTACAGGGCCGGCACAATCCCAAGCGCAAGCGCAGCGATCGCTTCGACTCGCCCGACGGCGACTTCGTCGATCGCGAAGATCAAAGCGACGTGCGCGACGGCACCGACTACTCCGGCAACCTGTCCTACACCCGCGACATCGGCACCGGCCGGCTGAGCCTGGACGGCTTCTACGTCCACACCGATCGTACCGAGACCGAGAATTCGCGCGAGTACAACGATCCGGCCAGCCGCGACCGCGCGCGCCTGTTGTCGCTCAACGAGCAGAAAGTCGATATCAAGCAGGACAACGCCAGCCTCAACGCGCGCTATGTGTTCGACATGGCCGGCGGCCGCAGCGAAATCGACCTGGGCTACGCCCGCTTCGAAGACCGTCGCCACGACACCGAGCAGGAAGTCGGCTACGACGACGAAGACAGCCCGCCGTCGTTCGACGGATTCGAAGGCACGCGCATCCTGGGCGACACCCGCGACAGCGAATTCAGCCTCAAGCTCGCCCACAGCCGCGCGCTGGGCGCGGCCAAGGTGGAATTCGGCATCGACGGCCTGGACAAGCGCCGCACCAGCGCGCTGCGCACCAGCGAAGTCGAAGCCGATGACGAAGGCGAGCCGTTGCCGCCCTACGCCGATTTCGCCCGTCAGGCCAGCCGCATCGAAGAGCGCCGGCTCGATCCGTACCTGATGTTCTCCGGTAAGCGCGGCCGCGTCGATTGGGAGACCGGCCTGCGTTACGAAACTACCCGTTCGAAGATCCGCAGCATCGCCGAGGAAGGCGAGGACGCGCTGCGCAACGAGAAGGATTACGGCCTGCTGCTGCCGTCGGCGCACCTGCGTTTCAACCTGACCGAGCACGACCGCCTCAGCGCTTCGATCGCGCGCACCGTGCGCCGCCCCGATTTCAATCAGCTGTTGCCGATGACGCTGGAAGAGGAGTACGGCGACAACGATTTCCTGGGCAATCCGGAGTTACGTCCGGAAACCGCCTGGGGCCTGGATCTGGGCTACGAGCATCGTTTGGGCCAGCGCGGTGTGGTCGGCTTGAATCTGTTCTATCGCAAAGTGCGCGACCTGATCGAGATCGTCGGTACTGGCCGGCCCAGCGCGACCGCGCTGGACGATCATGAGGACGCGATCGAGGAGTTCCTGGACGAGCATCCCGGCGCCGGCCCGGGCGCCCCCGGTTATCCGGTGCTGGACCCGGACAGCTTCGTATTCACCGCCGCCAACGTCGGCGACGGCCGCGTCTACGGCGCCGAATTCGATCTGTCCACGCCGCTGACCGCGCTGGGCCTGGCCGACACCGGCGTGTTCCTCAACTATTCGTGGCTGGACAGCGAGGTGGACGACGACTTCGGCCAGCGCCGTTTCAACAACCAGCCGCGCTCGGTGCTCAACGTCGGCTTCATCCAGGATCTGCCGACGCTGGGCATGTCGTTCGGCGCGAGTTACCGGCGCCAGGGCGATGCCTACTCGCGCGTGCTGGGCGAGGAGGTGACGACGCATTACGGCGCGGATCTGGAGGCCTTCGTCGAAAAGCGCTTCGGCTCGCGGGTGGCGGTGCGGTTGACCGGATCGAATCTGCTCAACGCGTCGAAGGATGAGAACTTCAACAAGTTCAATACGCTGGGCGAGCAGCTGGATCGGCAGTTCGATGAGTACGAGCGCGAGCGGGAGAAGGCGGGGCCGGTGTATCAGTTGGTGGTGCGGTATGCGTTTTGA
- a CDS encoding TIGR00645 family protein, whose product MTDPKITRLNPLPALIFSSRWLQLPLYLGLIVAQGVYVFQFVKELIHLVHDAATLTEQGIMLIVLGLIDVVMISNLLVMVIVGGYETFVSRMRLEGHPDQPEWLSHVNASVLKVKLAMAIIGISSIHLLKTFIGAGNLGLPLCGTPEAYEAARAIAAMTANGVATAANSVAETAKLARCSEVTSEGVMWQSIIHFLFIVSALGIAMTDKLMSGPHKASAKAH is encoded by the coding sequence ATGACCGATCCCAAGATCACCCGACTCAATCCCCTGCCGGCCCTGATCTTCAGCTCGCGCTGGCTGCAGCTGCCGCTGTACCTGGGCCTGATCGTCGCCCAGGGCGTGTACGTGTTCCAGTTCGTCAAGGAACTGATCCACCTGGTGCACGACGCGGCGACCCTGACCGAGCAGGGCATCATGCTGATCGTGCTGGGCCTGATCGACGTGGTGATGATCTCCAACCTGTTGGTGATGGTCATCGTCGGCGGCTACGAGACCTTCGTCTCGCGCATGCGCCTGGAAGGGCATCCGGACCAGCCCGAGTGGCTGAGCCACGTCAACGCCAGCGTGCTCAAGGTCAAGCTGGCGATGGCGATCATCGGCATCTCTTCGATCCATCTGCTCAAGACCTTCATCGGCGCCGGCAACCTGGGCCTGCCGCTGTGCGGCACGCCGGAGGCTTATGAAGCCGCGCGCGCCATCGCCGCGATGACCGCCAACGGCGTGGCGACGGCCGCCAACAGCGTCGCCGAAACGGCCAAGCTGGCGCGCTGCAGCGAGGTGACCTCCGAAGGCGTGATGTGGCAGTCCATCATCCACTTCCTGTTCATCGTCTCGGCGCTGGGCATCGCGATGACCGACAAGCTGATGAGCGGCCCGCACAAGGCGTCGGCCAAGGCGCACTGA
- a CDS encoding glutathione binding-like protein, with the protein MIDLHYWPTPNGHKITLFLEEAVQAGAALAYSIKPVDIGAGDQFKPDFLAISPNNRMPAIVDHAPADGGAPVSVFESGAILQYLAEKTGLFVPADLRGRVAVDEWLFWQVGGYGPMLGQNHHFNRYAPEKVPYAIDRYQRETERLYGVLDRRLAGRDFIAADTLSIADFACYPWTREHEWHHVDLAAHPNVQRWHDALSARPAFQRSYEIGKVYRADKTMTDEMRRNLFGTPAPRP; encoded by the coding sequence ATGATCGACCTGCACTATTGGCCCACGCCGAACGGCCACAAGATCACTTTGTTCCTGGAAGAAGCCGTCCAGGCCGGCGCCGCGCTGGCGTATTCGATCAAGCCGGTGGATATCGGCGCGGGCGATCAGTTCAAGCCCGATTTCCTCGCGATCTCGCCCAACAACCGCATGCCGGCGATCGTGGACCATGCGCCGGCGGACGGCGGCGCGCCCGTCAGCGTGTTCGAGTCCGGCGCGATCTTGCAGTATCTGGCGGAAAAGACCGGCCTGTTTGTGCCGGCCGACCTGCGCGGCCGGGTCGCGGTCGACGAATGGCTGTTCTGGCAGGTCGGCGGCTACGGCCCGATGCTGGGCCAGAACCACCACTTCAACCGCTACGCCCCGGAAAAGGTGCCCTACGCGATCGACCGCTATCAGCGCGAGACCGAGCGCCTGTACGGCGTGCTCGACCGGCGCCTGGCCGGGCGCGACTTCATCGCGGCCGATACACTCAGCATCGCCGATTTCGCCTGCTACCCCTGGACCCGCGAACACGAATGGCACCACGTCGATCTGGCCGCCCATCCGAACGTGCAGCGCTGGCACGATGCGCTGAGCGCGCGCCCGGCCTTCCAGCGCAGCTACGAAATAGGCAAGGTATACCGCGCCGACAAGACCATGACCGACGAGATGCGCCGCAATCTGTTCGGTACGCCGGCGCCTCGACCCTGA
- a CDS encoding GNAT family N-acetyltransferase yields the protein MSADSLPEIRTIVGDAELRAAWPLVSQLRPEFDEARFLAQMHRQIAEGCRATVAFDAQGVPRAFACWRVMEMLAVGLHVYVDDLITDQSVRSQGYGKAMLDWLKAEAKRLGCVRLQLDSGTHRPHAHAFYMRERLRIEAFHFGVELT from the coding sequence ATGTCCGCCGATTCCCTTCCCGAAATCCGCACCATCGTCGGCGATGCCGAACTGCGCGCCGCGTGGCCGCTGGTGTCGCAGCTGCGGCCCGAATTCGACGAAGCGCGTTTCCTCGCGCAGATGCATCGCCAGATCGCCGAAGGCTGCCGCGCCACCGTCGCCTTCGATGCGCAAGGCGTGCCGCGCGCGTTCGCCTGCTGGCGGGTGATGGAGATGCTCGCGGTCGGCCTGCACGTGTACGTGGACGATCTGATCACGGATCAATCCGTGCGCAGCCAGGGCTACGGCAAGGCGATGCTGGACTGGCTCAAGGCCGAGGCCAAGCGGCTGGGCTGCGTGCGCCTGCAACTGGATTCGGGCACCCATCGCCCGCACGCGCATGCCTTCTACATGCGCGAACGGCTGCGCATCGAGGCCTTCCACTTCGGTGTCGAACTGACGTAA
- a CDS encoding DUF2782 domain-containing protein: MRAPHASPPPFATRFGIVLAALSLALALSGCATTAAADDPTAALSNAEIRTRTVENGDTIEEYRVAGQLRAVKITPARGPVYYLVDENGDGRLDTSKGEGTVSPVYFKLFSW, from the coding sequence ATGCGCGCCCCCCACGCGTCGCCGCCCCCCTTCGCCACCCGGTTCGGCATCGTGCTCGCAGCCCTGTCGCTCGCTCTCGCGCTGAGCGGCTGCGCCACCACCGCCGCCGCGGACGATCCCACTGCCGCGCTCAGCAACGCCGAAATCCGCACCCGCACGGTCGAGAACGGCGACACGATCGAGGAATACCGCGTCGCCGGGCAACTGCGCGCGGTCAAGATCACGCCGGCGCGCGGCCCGGTCTATTACCTGGTCGATGAAAACGGCGACGGCCGGCTAGACACCAGCAAGGGCGAAGGCACCGTCTCGCCGGTGTATTTCAAGCTGTTCAGCTGGTAA
- the uvrD gene encoding DNA helicase II, whose translation MDVSHLLDALNPAQREAVSAPAGHYLVLAGAGSGKTRVLTHRIAWLNEVYGVPTHGILAVTFTNKAAGEMRTRVDAQLARGARGMWIGTFHGLAHRLLRLHWQEAKLPEGFQVLDSDDQLRLVKRVVQALELDETRFPPRQITWWINAQKDEGRRPRNIQPAGDDWADVMLRCYEAYQERCERAGLVDFAELLLRAHELLRDNAALLTHYRTRFREILVDEFQDTNAIQYAFVRVLAGDSGHVFVVGDDDQAIYGWRGAKVENVQRFLRDFPGAQTIRLEQNYRSSANILDAANAVIAHNPDRLGKKLWTDTGHGEPIDLYAAYNEMDEARFVVERLRQWVRDGGSHGDVAILYRSNAQSRAYEEALLSEQVPYRVYGGQRFFERAEIKDTLAYLRLIANRADDAAFERAVNTPTRGIGERTLDEVRKRARADAVPLWEGARRVSQESVLAARARNALAGFATLVDTLESDVTEMPLQEKIDHVLQRSGLREHYANESRGQLDSRTENLDELVSVASRFTRSDEDDAAAMPELIAFLSYAALEAGEGQAQAGEDGVQLMTLHSAKGLEFPLVFLGGLEEGLFPSSRSTEESGRLEEERRLAYVGITRAREKLVLSYAETRRIHGMDMFGTPSRFLREIPTSLLNEVRPKVQVSRPMFNSAPRRDMGHASIEAPPVKLGSQVRHPTFGSGTVTDYEGSGAHARVQVNFDDAGSKWLVLAYANLQTM comes from the coding sequence ATGGACGTATCGCACCTGCTCGACGCACTCAATCCGGCCCAGCGCGAGGCCGTTTCGGCCCCCGCCGGCCACTATCTGGTCCTCGCCGGCGCCGGCAGCGGCAAAACCCGCGTGCTGACCCATCGCATCGCCTGGCTCAACGAAGTCTACGGCGTGCCGACCCACGGCATTCTCGCGGTGACCTTCACCAACAAGGCCGCCGGCGAAATGCGCACGCGCGTGGACGCGCAGCTGGCGCGCGGCGCGCGCGGCATGTGGATCGGCACCTTCCACGGCCTGGCTCACCGCCTGCTGCGCCTGCACTGGCAGGAGGCCAAGCTGCCGGAAGGCTTCCAGGTGCTCGACAGCGACGACCAGCTGCGACTGGTCAAGCGCGTGGTGCAGGCGCTGGAACTCGACGAAACCCGCTTTCCGCCGCGCCAGATCACCTGGTGGATCAACGCGCAGAAGGACGAAGGCCGGCGCCCGCGCAACATCCAGCCGGCCGGCGACGACTGGGCCGATGTGATGCTGCGCTGCTACGAGGCCTATCAGGAGCGCTGCGAACGCGCCGGCCTGGTCGATTTCGCCGAACTGCTGCTGCGCGCGCACGAACTGCTGCGCGACAACGCCGCCCTGCTGACCCATTACCGCACGCGCTTTCGCGAAATCCTGGTGGACGAATTCCAGGACACCAACGCCATCCAGTACGCCTTCGTGCGCGTGCTGGCCGGCGACAGCGGCCACGTGTTCGTGGTCGGCGACGACGATCAGGCCATCTACGGCTGGCGCGGCGCCAAGGTCGAGAACGTGCAGCGCTTCCTGCGCGATTTCCCCGGCGCGCAGACCATCCGCCTGGAACAGAACTACCGCTCCAGCGCGAATATCCTCGACGCCGCCAACGCCGTCATCGCGCACAACCCCGACCGCCTGGGCAAGAAGCTGTGGACCGATACCGGCCACGGCGAGCCGATCGACCTGTACGCGGCCTACAACGAAATGGACGAGGCGCGCTTCGTGGTCGAGCGCCTGCGCCAGTGGGTGCGCGACGGCGGCAGTCACGGCGATGTGGCGATTCTCTACCGCAGCAACGCGCAATCGCGCGCCTACGAAGAAGCATTGCTGTCCGAACAGGTGCCGTACCGCGTCTACGGCGGCCAGCGCTTCTTCGAACGCGCCGAAATCAAGGACACCCTGGCCTATCTGCGCCTGATTGCCAACCGCGCCGACGACGCCGCGTTCGAACGCGCGGTCAACACGCCCACGCGCGGCATCGGCGAGCGCACCCTGGACGAAGTGCGCAAGCGCGCGCGCGCCGACGCAGTGCCGCTGTGGGAAGGCGCGCGCCGGGTATCGCAGGAATCGGTGCTGGCCGCGCGCGCGCGCAACGCCCTGGCCGGCTTCGCGACCCTGGTCGATACGCTGGAAAGCGACGTGACGGAAATGCCGCTGCAGGAGAAGATCGACCACGTCCTGCAGCGCTCGGGCTTGCGCGAGCATTACGCCAACGAATCGCGCGGCCAGCTCGACTCGCGCACGGAGAACCTCGACGAACTGGTGTCGGTGGCCTCGCGCTTCACCCGCAGCGACGAAGACGATGCCGCGGCGATGCCGGAGCTGATCGCGTTCCTGAGCTACGCTGCGCTGGAAGCCGGCGAAGGCCAGGCCCAGGCCGGCGAAGACGGCGTGCAGCTGATGACCCTGCACAGCGCCAAGGGCCTGGAATTTCCGCTGGTGTTCCTGGGCGGGCTGGAAGAGGGATTGTTCCCGAGCTCGCGCTCGACGGAAGAATCCGGACGCCTGGAAGAAGAACGTCGTCTGGCTTATGTGGGCATCACCCGAGCGCGCGAGAAGCTGGTGCTGAGCTACGCCGAGACCCGGCGCATCCACGGCATGGACATGTTCGGCACGCCGTCGCGGTTCCTGCGCGAGATTCCGACCTCGCTGCTCAACGAAGTGCGGCCGAAGGTGCAGGTATCGCGGCCGATGTTCAACAGCGCGCCGCGCCGCGACATGGGCCACGCCTCGATCGAGGCGCCGCCGGTCAAACTGGGCTCGCAGGTGCGCCACCCCACCTTCGGCAGCGGCACCGTCACCGATTACGAAGGCAGCGGCGCGCATGCGCGCGTGCAGGTGAATTTCGATGATGCCGGCAGTAAGTGGCTGGTGTTGGCTTATGCGAATTTGCAGACGATGTGA
- a CDS encoding cytochrome c oxidase assembly factor Coa1 family protein: MNSEYSKPWVQRHWILLLVLAAGVMTALMIGLGVITVYSLMTALKGSPVYIEAMDKARASTELAAALGRPIEEPQWMVGASRQQEGEGHAFFVIPVHGPKGKADVHVDADLHDGVWTFRTLRAKPEHSNRFIDLREADPAAR; this comes from the coding sequence ATGAACAGCGAATACAGCAAGCCCTGGGTGCAGCGCCATTGGATTTTGCTGCTGGTGTTGGCCGCCGGCGTGATGACGGCGCTGATGATCGGCCTGGGCGTGATCACCGTGTACTCGCTGATGACGGCGCTGAAAGGCTCGCCGGTCTACATCGAAGCGATGGACAAGGCCCGCGCCAGCACCGAGCTGGCCGCGGCGCTGGGCCGGCCGATCGAGGAACCGCAGTGGATGGTCGGCGCCAGCCGGCAACAGGAAGGCGAGGGCCATGCCTTCTTCGTCATCCCCGTGCACGGCCCCAAGGGCAAGGCCGACGTGCATGTCGACGCCGACCTGCACGACGGCGTGTGGACGTTTAGAACCCTGCGCGCCAAGCCCGAGCACAGCAACCGATTCATCGATCTGCGCGAAGCCGACCCGGCCGCGCGCTGA